The Pararhizobium sp. IMCC21322 sequence ACAATCGCCGCATTATCTTCGCATTTAACCGGAGTCAGATCAGCTATCAGCCTGCCAACATCCATGTGCGGTACTCCTTGAAAAAATAGAAACTCAGGACAGCAACGGGTCCAATTCGCGATATTCGGGCAGCGCACGTTCAATAGCCTGCCCGCGCCGCAGTACCACACGGTCCATCTGCGGACGCGACAAAAGCTCATTGAAACTACGCGCCTTCACCAGCACCAGATCAGCCGGGCCGTCAATGTCAAAACCACCCGGAACGCCCATGGTTGATGCTGGTGTTTCAGTGATGATTTTAATCCAGTCTCCAATGGGATGATCCAGATGCGCGATGCGGGTCGCTTCCCGATAGACTTCCAGCGCATCCAGATCGCCGTAGGCATAAAACGGGTCACGCGTATTGTCCGATGAAACAGCCACAGGAATGCCGCGCGCCTTCATTTCATGCAGCAGCGTCACACCCCTGTATCGAGGCGTGCGCGGGGCGGCATCCGACGATACCCTGTCCTGCAAATACAAATTACACATCGGCAGGCTGACCACGGTGATATTGGCCTGTGCCACCAGATCAAGCGTCCGATCCACCTCATCATCCGGTTGCCGGGACACGGAACAGCAATGACCGCAGGTAATCCGGCCCTGATAATTCAACGCGATCGCCTTTTCAGCAATCACCGCAAGGGAATGCGCTTCAGGATCAAGCGTTTCATCGACATGAAAATCCAGATCGATGCCCGCATCCATCGCATCACGGAACATATGCTCCAGCGTCGCCTCCAGTTCGGGAACCATATAGGTGACAGCGCCGGCAATACCGCCAGCGGCCAGAACACTTTCCAGAACAGCGCAGCGCTCCGCATCATCGGCCAGCGCTTCAATACCCACAAGCGAGGCTGCCTGGAGATTTATGCGATCCACCCAATCAGCGCGCAACTCGGCAAATACCGGCCAGGAAATACGGTGCTGCTCGGCGACCGAGTCCAGATGGGTACGAATGGATCGCGTGCCATGTGCATAGGCACAGCGTAGGCTGAACTCCATCCGGCCGCGCACATCCTCCGCGCTCCAATTGGCCGCTCTGTCAGCGGTTACGCTTGCCAGCGCACCGTCGAATGAGCCATCCGGGTTTGGCTGCCGGGGCTGGATATGCCCCTTGTCCAGATGCGTATGCAATTCCGTAAAGGCCGGCAGCACCATCGCCTGATCCAGATGCAGCACCGCCAGTTCACCGTCAAAGGCACCGGGCGCAGCAATTGCTTTCAATTTACCATCGTCAATCAGGAAGTCCGCACAGACCAGATCCTCATCAGGCGGAAACCCTGTTTTGGGGAAATTCGGGCCACCCAGATCAGCAATCAGCGCGGCTGGCACCCGCCCGCGAGACAGCACATAACGCTCAAATTTTGGAACGGTCAGAAAACCGGGCAATGACGTCACGCTTTATTCCTCACGCTTCAAACTTCTCTTTTAAGGGCACTTTCATGCCATTTACGTAAAACCAGATGGGATATCAAAGACGTTGAAAAAAAGATCAGAATTCCCGTCACTGATATCAGCAGCAGCGCGGCAAACAGCCTGGGTGCATTCAGCCTGTATCCCGCTTCGATAATGCGTGAGGCCAGACCGGAACTCTGTCCGGCAGCCCCGGCAACAAACTCTGCCACAACAGCACCAATCAGGGCCAGACCACCTGCAATTTTCAATCCACCAAGAAAGAACGGCATCGCAGCGGGCAATTGCAGGTGCCAAAGGGTCTGCCAGCGAGACGCGCCGTAAAGCCGATACAAATCACGCAGATTGTGGTCAACCGAGTTGAGGCCAAGCGTCGTGTTGGACAGAATTGGAAAGAACGCCACAATCCATGCGCACAGTAGCAGCTTTGCGGTCTGGTCATCCACATAGATATTGATCAGCGGAAACACCGCTACAATGGGTGTGACTTGCAAAATGATGGCAAATGGAAACAGGGACATTTCCACACGGCGCGAAATGGTGA is a genomic window containing:
- a CDS encoding cytosine deaminase, producing MTSLPGFLTVPKFERYVLSRGRVPAALIADLGGPNFPKTGFPPDEDLVCADFLIDDGKLKAIAAPGAFDGELAVLHLDQAMVLPAFTELHTHLDKGHIQPRQPNPDGSFDGALASVTADRAANWSAEDVRGRMEFSLRCAYAHGTRSIRTHLDSVAEQHRISWPVFAELRADWVDRINLQAASLVGIEALADDAERCAVLESVLAAGGIAGAVTYMVPELEATLEHMFRDAMDAGIDLDFHVDETLDPEAHSLAVIAEKAIALNYQGRITCGHCCSVSRQPDDEVDRTLDLVAQANITVVSLPMCNLYLQDRVSSDAAPRTPRYRGVTLLHEMKARGIPVAVSSDNTRDPFYAYGDLDALEVYREATRIAHLDHPIGDWIKIITETPASTMGVPGGFDIDGPADLVLVKARSFNELLSRPQMDRVVLRRGQAIERALPEYRELDPLLS
- a CDS encoding ABC transporter permease, which gives rise to MSQLETQPVSGDVVLIDPIEVARARAKRRDQVLQWLLPLVIFAIAIFLWDRICVWNEIPSYILPRPGLVWDTLVTDWGLLSFSLLNTLKITFLSLALAIAGGVGLAVMFTISRRVEMSLFPFAIILQVTPIVAVFPLINIYVDDQTAKLLLCAWIVAFFPILSNTTLGLNSVDHNLRDLYRLYGASRWQTLWHLQLPAAMPFFLGGLKIAGGLALIGAVVAEFVAGAAGQSSGLASRIIEAGYRLNAPRLFAALLLISVTGILIFFSTSLISHLVLRKWHESALKREV